The following are from one region of the Salvia hispanica cultivar TCC Black 2014 chromosome 1, UniMelb_Shisp_WGS_1.0, whole genome shotgun sequence genome:
- the LOC125201452 gene encoding MLO-like protein 9 isoform X2, whose protein sequence is MGGGGGGRELDTTPTWAVALVTLVIIVISIILEKTIHKTSHAFEKRRRMALVEALEKIKGELMVLGFISLLLTFGQTYITQVCIPEKISMTMLPCEFKDDHHEEGGGGGGGSDAKAPSQEAAHRRRLLSFERRMLAGGSDTPKGCHDGYVPLISVSALHQLHIFIFFLAVFHVFYSAITMMLGRLKIRGWKEWERQIAEETDGTSADAARFRLTHETSFVRSHSNPLMQNPIIFYIKPDYSTLRHGFVSVHLSPGTKFDFQKYIKRSLEDDFKVIVGIPPYLWMISCVYLLLNVKGGQVMFILSIFPLLVILAVGTKLQSIITQMAIEIQEKHAVVQGIPLVQVSDRHFWFSKPTLVLHLIHLTLFQNAFEITYFIWITYEFGLHSCFHKYFLLAVIRVCIGVGVQIVCSYITLPLYALVTQMGSNMKKSIFDEQTSKALMSWHNKVKKKHDHDHVPPIRTKKLGECDSSPEHSPKESGADLAAGAAAIAVAQSSIEMTENSPKEQMTDIDLLSGP, encoded by the exons ATgggcggaggcggaggagggAGGGAGCTCGACACCACCCCCACATGGGCGGTGGCGCTCGTCACTCTAGTGATCATTGTGATTTCGATCATATTGGAGAAGACCATTCATAAAACATCACAT GCTTTTGAAAAGAGGAGGAGAATGGCATTGGTTGAAGCTCTTGAGAAAATCAAAGGAG AGCTTATGGTGCTCGGATTCATATCCCTACTCCTCACGTTTGGGCAAACTTACATCACGCAAGTCTGCATCCCCGAGAAAATCTCAATGACAATGCTGCCATGTGAGTTCAAGGACGATCATCATGAGgagggtggtggtggtggtggtggttcGGATGCGAAGGCTCCAAGTCAGGAAGCGGCCCATCGGAGGAGGCTCCTCTCGTTCGAACGAAGGATGTTGGCAGGAGGTTCTGACACACCCAAAGGCTGTCATGAT GGATATGTGCCTCTGATCTCTGTAAGTGCACTTCATCAGCTCCAcatattcatcttcttcttggcCGTGTTTCACGTCTTCTACAGCGCTATAACTATGATGCTCGGGAGGCTCAAG ATTCGAGGATGGAAGGAGTGGGAGAGACAGATTGCAGAGGAAACTGATGGAACTTCTG CTGATGCTGCAAGATTCAGGCTTACACATGAAACCTCGTTTGTTAGAAGCCATTCGAACCCGTTGATGCAAAATCCCATCATATTTTACATA AAGCCCGACTACTCCACTCTACGCCATGGATTTGTATCA GTCCATCTATCTCCTGGGACGAAGTTCGACTTTCAGAAATACATCAAGAGGTCGTTGGAAGACGACTTCAAAGTGATTGTGGGAATTCC GCCGTATCTGTGGATGATATCATGCGTGTATCTGCTGTTGAACGTCAAGG GAGGGCAGGTTATGTTCATCCTGTCGATTTTCCCCCTACTG GTAATCTTAGCAGTTGGCACAAAGCTGCAGTCGATCATAACACAGATGGCAATCGAGATCCAAGAAAAGCACGCGGTGGTGCAGGGAATCCCACTTGTGCAAGTCTCCGATAGGCATTTCTGGTTCAGCAAGCCTACATTAGTCCTTCACTTGATCCATCTCACTCTCTTTCAG AATGCATTCGAGATCACGTACTTCATTTGGATAACG TATGAATTTGGGCTGCATTCATGTTTCCACAAATACTTCCTCCTTGCTGTCATCAGAGTGTGCATAGG GGTAGGCGTGCAGATCGTCTGCAGCTACATTACACTCCCACTCTACGCCCTCGTCACACAG ATGGGCTCAAACATGAAGAAGTCCATCTTTGATGAGCAAACTTCCAAGGCGCTGATGAGCTGGCACAACAAGGTTAAGAAGAAACACGACCACGACCATGTCCCACCCATCCGCACGAAGAAGCTAGGAGAGTGCGACTCATCACCCGAGCACTCTCCAAAGGAGTCAGGCGCGGACCTGGCTGCAGGTGCGGCTGCCATTGCTGTTGCTCAGTCGAGCATTGAGATGACCGAGAACTCGCCTAAAGAACAGATGACCGACATAGACTTGCTATCGGGGCCTTGA
- the LOC125201451 gene encoding protein S-acyltransferase 21-like isoform X2, with amino-acid sequence MARRHGWQLPAHSFQVVAVTVFFLLSVAFYAFFAPFLGKEIYEYIATGIYSFLALSVFILYVRCTAIDPADPGILIEADNDKMSAHTSHVGTELTGLKNAGTSYEHDSRRCLNVGCCLCYCLVKEDCRKDEISLEEENGEEEALFCTLCNAEVRKFSKHCRSCDKCVDGFDHHCRWLNNCVGRKNYISFVCLMAASLAWLVFECAVGIAVLVRCFVDRKATENAIVDRLGDGFSRPPFATVVTLCTAVSLLATVPLGELFFFHIILIRKGITTYEYVVAMRTQSEPPGPSVEGGDQQSLPSSPTSSAVTAISGRSSVGMGLQYKGAWCTPPRIFMDHQDEIVPHLEPGRLPSTVDPDHVVQGKKAPQRPIRISAWKLAKLDSHEAIKAGAKARASSSVLRPIGSRPNPYDGDHMSSTTMSSPTSTRHGYYDSRAGTSRLSPAKSSYPPSRASRDDVDTCAHSVSNLSSPLAANLTPSPMAGQHSSNFNPMYQSSAVHSPLSARASETNEAPRIPARKNNSNNNVGPTDGAKSSVYWDPEAGRFVSSASRSVGGSSSATELTYSGQSIFFGGPLVNEQLNRSGRSTGPPQRSSTASYYQQGRSQRGGQLPVFVPSDSQQQQNKFSSNLE; translated from the exons ATGGCGAGGCGTCATGGGTGGCAACTCCCAGCTCACTCCTTTCAG GTTGTGGCAGTAACAGTTTTTTTCCTATTATCTGTTGCTTTCTATGCGTTTTTTGCTCCTTTTTTGGGGAAGGAAATCTATGAGTACATTGCTACAGGCATCTATTCTTTCCTG GCACTCTCTGTGTTTATACTTTATGTGCGATGCACGGCTATTGATCCTGCTGATCCTGGGATTCTCATTGAAGCAGACAATGACAAGATGTCGGCGCACACATCACATGTTGGCACAGAGTTGACTG GGTTGAAGAATGCAGGAACATCATATGAACATGATTCACGTCGTTGTTTGAATGTCGGATGTTGCCTTTGCTATTGTCTTGTGAAAGAGGATTGTCGCAAGGATGAAATTAGTTTAGAGGAAGAAAATGGCGAGGAGGAGGCTTTGTTCTGCACATTGTGCAATGCTGAG GTGAGGAAGTTCAGCAAACATTGCAGAAGTTGTGACAAATGTGTTGATGGATTCGATCATCACTGCCGG TGGCTGAATAATTGTGTGGGCAGGAAAAACTACATATCGTTTGTATGCTTAATGGCTGCAAGCCTTGCCTGG CTCGTATTTGAATGTGCAGTGGGGATTGCCGTTCTTGTTCGCTGTTTTGTTGATAGAAAAGCTACTGAGAACGCAATCGTGGACAGGCTCGGAGATGGATTTTCTCGTCCTCCGTTTGCTACTGTGGTG ACGCTATGTACAGCTGTTTCCTTACTCGCGACCGTTCCTTTGGGAGAGTTATTCTTTTTTCACATCATTCTTATCCGAAAG GGTATCACGACGTATGAATATGTGGTTGCCATGAGGACCCAAAGTGAACCCCCCGGACCTTCTGTAGAGGGAGGAGATCAACAAAGTTTACCCTCTTCGCCAACCAGCTCTGCTGTGACCGCCATTAGCGGGAGAAGTTCGGTTGGAATGGGTCTGCAATATAAAGGTGCTTGGTGCACTCCACCGAGGATATTTATGGATCATCAG GATGAAATTGTGCCTCACCTCGAGCCTGGTCGGCTGCCATCAACGGTCGATCCGGATCACGTAGTTCAAGGCAAAAAAGCACCGCAGCGGCCCATCAGAATCAGCGCATGGAAGCTGGCGAAACTGGACTCCCATGAGGCGATCAAAGCCGGTGCAAAGGCCCGAGCGTCGTCCTCCGTTCTACGCCCCATCGGCTCCCGACCTAATCCGTACGACGGCGACCACATGTCAAGCACGACCATGAGCAGCCCTACTAGCACGAGACATGGATACTACGACTCTCGAGCGGGCACGTCCCGACTATCGCCGGCGAAGAGCTCGTACCCGCCTAGCCGAGCCAGCCGGGACGATGTCGACACATGCGCCCACAGCGTCAGCAACCTGAGCAGCCCTCTCGCCGCGAACCTCACGCCCTCACCGATGGCAGGGCAGCACTCGTCGAACTTCAACCCGATGTACCAGTCGTCCGCTGTGCATTCGCCCTTGTCGGCAAGGGCCAGCGAGACCAATGAGGCCCCTCGGATCCCGGCGAGGAAGAACAACAGTAACAACAACGTGGGGCCCACAGACGGGGCAAAGTCGTCAGTGTACTGGGATCCGGAGGCGGGAAGGTTTGTCTCGTCCGCCTCGAGGAGCGTTGGTGGCTCCTCTTCTGCGACGGAGCTCACGTATTCGGGCCAGTCGATATTCTTTGGAGGGCCGCTTGTGAACGAGCAGCTGAACAGGAGCGGGCGCTCGACTGGGCCTCCGCAGCGGAGCTCGACGGCAAGCTATTACCAGCAGGGGAGGTCGCAGCGTGGAGGGCAGCTTCCTGTGTTTGTACCGAGTGATTCACAGCAGCAGCAaaacaaattttcttctaatttAGAGTAG
- the LOC125201170 gene encoding peptidyl-prolyl cis-trans isomerase FKBP18, chloroplastic, whose product MACLRTLQKFIPQNPQLIAEPPILNAAVPPLPISRRSVALISVLPFCIIALPQTLLARERRSRKTIPLEDYLSTPDGLKYYDLVQGKGPVAEKGSTVQVHFDCLYRGITAVSSRESKLLAGNRSIAQPYTFQVGAVPGKERKREFVDNPNGLFSAQAAPKPPKAMYVVTEGMRVGGKRTVIVPPEAGYGPKGMNEIPPGAEFELNIELLEVLPPEDK is encoded by the exons ATGGCTTGTTTAAGAACCCTCCAAAAATTTATTCCCCAAAATCCCCAATTAATTGCGGAACCCCCAATTCTAAATGCTGCTGTTCCGCCATTGCCGATTTCGAGAAGGTCTGTGGCTCTCATCTCTGTTCTGCCATTCTGCATTATTGCTCTTCCTCAGACATTGCTAGCTAGAGAGAGACGGAGTCGAAAGACCATCCCACTTGAAGACTATCTCTCTACCC CTGATGGGCTTAAGTACTACGATCTCGTTCAAGGGAAGGGTCCGGTTGCTGAAAAGGGGTCGACTGTGCAG GTGCATTTTGACTGTTTGTATCGCGGGATTACAGCTGTGTCAAGCCGGGAATCCAAGCTCTTGGCCGGGAATAGAAGCATTGCTCAG CCTTACACGTTCCAAGTTGGAGCAGTGCCGGGAAAAGAGCGAAAGCGTGAGTTTGTAGACAATCCCAATGGTTTGTTCTCTGCACAGGCTGCACCAAAACCTCCAAAAGCTATGTATGTTGTTACTGAGGGTATGAGAGTTGGAGGGAAG CGGACTGTGATTGTGCCACCGGAGGCGGGCTATGGGCCGAAGGGAATGAATGAAATTCCG CCGGGAGCTGAATTCGAGCTAAATATCGAGCTTCTGGAAGTACTACCACCCGAAGACAAATGA
- the LOC125201451 gene encoding protein S-acyltransferase 21-like isoform X1: MARRHGWQLPAHSFQVVAVTVFFLLSVAFYAFFAPFLGKEIYEYIATGIYSFLALSVFILYVRCTAIDPADPGILIEADNDKMSAHTSHVGTELTGTLSATEEPGKFVGLKNAGTSYEHDSRRCLNVGCCLCYCLVKEDCRKDEISLEEENGEEEALFCTLCNAEVRKFSKHCRSCDKCVDGFDHHCRWLNNCVGRKNYISFVCLMAASLAWLVFECAVGIAVLVRCFVDRKATENAIVDRLGDGFSRPPFATVVTLCTAVSLLATVPLGELFFFHIILIRKGITTYEYVVAMRTQSEPPGPSVEGGDQQSLPSSPTSSAVTAISGRSSVGMGLQYKGAWCTPPRIFMDHQDEIVPHLEPGRLPSTVDPDHVVQGKKAPQRPIRISAWKLAKLDSHEAIKAGAKARASSSVLRPIGSRPNPYDGDHMSSTTMSSPTSTRHGYYDSRAGTSRLSPAKSSYPPSRASRDDVDTCAHSVSNLSSPLAANLTPSPMAGQHSSNFNPMYQSSAVHSPLSARASETNEAPRIPARKNNSNNNVGPTDGAKSSVYWDPEAGRFVSSASRSVGGSSSATELTYSGQSIFFGGPLVNEQLNRSGRSTGPPQRSSTASYYQQGRSQRGGQLPVFVPSDSQQQQNKFSSNLE, encoded by the exons ATGGCGAGGCGTCATGGGTGGCAACTCCCAGCTCACTCCTTTCAG GTTGTGGCAGTAACAGTTTTTTTCCTATTATCTGTTGCTTTCTATGCGTTTTTTGCTCCTTTTTTGGGGAAGGAAATCTATGAGTACATTGCTACAGGCATCTATTCTTTCCTG GCACTCTCTGTGTTTATACTTTATGTGCGATGCACGGCTATTGATCCTGCTGATCCTGGGATTCTCATTGAAGCAGACAATGACAAGATGTCGGCGCACACATCACATGTTGGCACAGAGTTGACTG GTACGTTGTCTGCAACTGAAGAGCCCGGTAAATTTGTAGGGTTGAAGAATGCAGGAACATCATATGAACATGATTCACGTCGTTGTTTGAATGTCGGATGTTGCCTTTGCTATTGTCTTGTGAAAGAGGATTGTCGCAAGGATGAAATTAGTTTAGAGGAAGAAAATGGCGAGGAGGAGGCTTTGTTCTGCACATTGTGCAATGCTGAG GTGAGGAAGTTCAGCAAACATTGCAGAAGTTGTGACAAATGTGTTGATGGATTCGATCATCACTGCCGG TGGCTGAATAATTGTGTGGGCAGGAAAAACTACATATCGTTTGTATGCTTAATGGCTGCAAGCCTTGCCTGG CTCGTATTTGAATGTGCAGTGGGGATTGCCGTTCTTGTTCGCTGTTTTGTTGATAGAAAAGCTACTGAGAACGCAATCGTGGACAGGCTCGGAGATGGATTTTCTCGTCCTCCGTTTGCTACTGTGGTG ACGCTATGTACAGCTGTTTCCTTACTCGCGACCGTTCCTTTGGGAGAGTTATTCTTTTTTCACATCATTCTTATCCGAAAG GGTATCACGACGTATGAATATGTGGTTGCCATGAGGACCCAAAGTGAACCCCCCGGACCTTCTGTAGAGGGAGGAGATCAACAAAGTTTACCCTCTTCGCCAACCAGCTCTGCTGTGACCGCCATTAGCGGGAGAAGTTCGGTTGGAATGGGTCTGCAATATAAAGGTGCTTGGTGCACTCCACCGAGGATATTTATGGATCATCAG GATGAAATTGTGCCTCACCTCGAGCCTGGTCGGCTGCCATCAACGGTCGATCCGGATCACGTAGTTCAAGGCAAAAAAGCACCGCAGCGGCCCATCAGAATCAGCGCATGGAAGCTGGCGAAACTGGACTCCCATGAGGCGATCAAAGCCGGTGCAAAGGCCCGAGCGTCGTCCTCCGTTCTACGCCCCATCGGCTCCCGACCTAATCCGTACGACGGCGACCACATGTCAAGCACGACCATGAGCAGCCCTACTAGCACGAGACATGGATACTACGACTCTCGAGCGGGCACGTCCCGACTATCGCCGGCGAAGAGCTCGTACCCGCCTAGCCGAGCCAGCCGGGACGATGTCGACACATGCGCCCACAGCGTCAGCAACCTGAGCAGCCCTCTCGCCGCGAACCTCACGCCCTCACCGATGGCAGGGCAGCACTCGTCGAACTTCAACCCGATGTACCAGTCGTCCGCTGTGCATTCGCCCTTGTCGGCAAGGGCCAGCGAGACCAATGAGGCCCCTCGGATCCCGGCGAGGAAGAACAACAGTAACAACAACGTGGGGCCCACAGACGGGGCAAAGTCGTCAGTGTACTGGGATCCGGAGGCGGGAAGGTTTGTCTCGTCCGCCTCGAGGAGCGTTGGTGGCTCCTCTTCTGCGACGGAGCTCACGTATTCGGGCCAGTCGATATTCTTTGGAGGGCCGCTTGTGAACGAGCAGCTGAACAGGAGCGGGCGCTCGACTGGGCCTCCGCAGCGGAGCTCGACGGCAAGCTATTACCAGCAGGGGAGGTCGCAGCGTGGAGGGCAGCTTCCTGTGTTTGTACCGAGTGATTCACAGCAGCAGCAaaacaaattttcttctaatttAGAGTAG
- the LOC125201452 gene encoding MLO-like protein 9 isoform X1 codes for MGGGGGGRELDTTPTWAVALVTLVIIVISIILEKTIHKTSHAFEKRRRMALVEALEKIKGELMVLGFISLLLTFGQTYITQVCIPEKISMTMLPCEFKDDHHEEGGGGGGGSDAKAPSQEAAHRRRLLSFERRMLAGGSDTPKGCHDGYVPLISVSALHQLHIFIFFLAVFHVFYSAITMMLGRLKIRGWKEWERQIAEETDGTSADAARFRLTHETSFVRSHSNPLMQNPIIFYIVCFFRHILYSVQKPDYSTLRHGFVSVHLSPGTKFDFQKYIKRSLEDDFKVIVGIPPYLWMISCVYLLLNVKGGQVMFILSIFPLLVILAVGTKLQSIITQMAIEIQEKHAVVQGIPLVQVSDRHFWFSKPTLVLHLIHLTLFQNAFEITYFIWITYEFGLHSCFHKYFLLAVIRVCIGVGVQIVCSYITLPLYALVTQMGSNMKKSIFDEQTSKALMSWHNKVKKKHDHDHVPPIRTKKLGECDSSPEHSPKESGADLAAGAAAIAVAQSSIEMTENSPKEQMTDIDLLSGP; via the exons ATgggcggaggcggaggagggAGGGAGCTCGACACCACCCCCACATGGGCGGTGGCGCTCGTCACTCTAGTGATCATTGTGATTTCGATCATATTGGAGAAGACCATTCATAAAACATCACAT GCTTTTGAAAAGAGGAGGAGAATGGCATTGGTTGAAGCTCTTGAGAAAATCAAAGGAG AGCTTATGGTGCTCGGATTCATATCCCTACTCCTCACGTTTGGGCAAACTTACATCACGCAAGTCTGCATCCCCGAGAAAATCTCAATGACAATGCTGCCATGTGAGTTCAAGGACGATCATCATGAGgagggtggtggtggtggtggtggttcGGATGCGAAGGCTCCAAGTCAGGAAGCGGCCCATCGGAGGAGGCTCCTCTCGTTCGAACGAAGGATGTTGGCAGGAGGTTCTGACACACCCAAAGGCTGTCATGAT GGATATGTGCCTCTGATCTCTGTAAGTGCACTTCATCAGCTCCAcatattcatcttcttcttggcCGTGTTTCACGTCTTCTACAGCGCTATAACTATGATGCTCGGGAGGCTCAAG ATTCGAGGATGGAAGGAGTGGGAGAGACAGATTGCAGAGGAAACTGATGGAACTTCTG CTGATGCTGCAAGATTCAGGCTTACACATGAAACCTCGTTTGTTAGAAGCCATTCGAACCCGTTGATGCAAAATCCCATCATATTTTACATA GTGTGTTTTTTTCGACACATATTGTATTCGGTCCAGAAGCCCGACTACTCCACTCTACGCCATGGATTTGTATCA GTCCATCTATCTCCTGGGACGAAGTTCGACTTTCAGAAATACATCAAGAGGTCGTTGGAAGACGACTTCAAAGTGATTGTGGGAATTCC GCCGTATCTGTGGATGATATCATGCGTGTATCTGCTGTTGAACGTCAAGG GAGGGCAGGTTATGTTCATCCTGTCGATTTTCCCCCTACTG GTAATCTTAGCAGTTGGCACAAAGCTGCAGTCGATCATAACACAGATGGCAATCGAGATCCAAGAAAAGCACGCGGTGGTGCAGGGAATCCCACTTGTGCAAGTCTCCGATAGGCATTTCTGGTTCAGCAAGCCTACATTAGTCCTTCACTTGATCCATCTCACTCTCTTTCAG AATGCATTCGAGATCACGTACTTCATTTGGATAACG TATGAATTTGGGCTGCATTCATGTTTCCACAAATACTTCCTCCTTGCTGTCATCAGAGTGTGCATAGG GGTAGGCGTGCAGATCGTCTGCAGCTACATTACACTCCCACTCTACGCCCTCGTCACACAG ATGGGCTCAAACATGAAGAAGTCCATCTTTGATGAGCAAACTTCCAAGGCGCTGATGAGCTGGCACAACAAGGTTAAGAAGAAACACGACCACGACCATGTCCCACCCATCCGCACGAAGAAGCTAGGAGAGTGCGACTCATCACCCGAGCACTCTCCAAAGGAGTCAGGCGCGGACCTGGCTGCAGGTGCGGCTGCCATTGCTGTTGCTCAGTCGAGCATTGAGATGACCGAGAACTCGCCTAAAGAACAGATGACCGACATAGACTTGCTATCGGGGCCTTGA